TTCTCTCATCCACACCCCATCCAATAAATTTTTGGCAATCCTCCATCTACGGATATCCGAATAACGTTGTCCCTCTCCGCAAAGCTCAATTTTTCTTTCATGGCGTATCCTTTCACGCATTTGATCTTTATTCAGGCCTGTTGGCAGACCAGGCATGCCAGCTCTGTTGCGTACTGCATTTACAGCATCGTAAACCGACTGATCAGGAGATGACAATGCTTCATTTTGTGCTTCTGCATACATCAACATCACATCAGCTAAACGGATAAGTGGGATATTTTGAGGTGTATACAAACGCAAAGAGTATACAGAACCCGTTTCCACAAATTTCCTCCAAGCATAGCTGCCATTTTGCCAAACAATTTGATAAGAATCGGGAGCACTTGTAACAGGGAATCTGTAGGTAAACACTACATCTCCTTTACCGACAAACGTTGACCATGGAACTATAATCGATTGTTGTAAACGAGGGTCTCTATTTTCAAATAATCTCTTGACAGATGCTTCGTCATGCCAGTTCTCGGCAACATTAGGATCGAAAGGTTCTCCTTTCGCATTTGTAAAATTGCTGAAATCGAATGGAGCACCGTCTATCATTTCGTACGAATTCACTAATTCATTCGTCGGACGTGTATATTGAGAAGCCGATGTAGCATTGGAAGAGGTACTGGCGCCATAGGCCCTATCTGTTTGTATTCCATGTCCAGCCTCTTCTATATATTGTACGTCAAAAATGACTTCACTGTTGTTATTTCCTGCCACACGGAATAAAGTATGATAATCATCAAGCAATTCACGATCGCTTTTTTCCATCAGTTCCTTAAAGTCAGCAGCAGCTTTTGCATACTCTTTAGCCCAGAGGTGGGCTTTGCCACGCATTGCTAATGCTGCCCATTTGGTGGCACGTCCGATATCAGTGCCTGTATAACTAGCAGGTAATAGTGCATATGCATCAGTCATGTCCTTAACAATGAATTCATATACATCTTTTTCTGTATCTCGAGGCTTGTATGCTTCACTGGGATTCATCGGGAAATCATAAATTGGAACGCCTCCAAAATAATCCCATAGTTTAAAATAGAAGTATCCTCTGAAAAACTTGCTTTCTCCCAGGCAACGATCTTTAATCTGGCTATCCATTGTAATATCTGGTATATATTTAAGAGCAGTATTTGCCCGGTAAATACCTTTATAAAAGATACCCCAAGAGTTTAAGAAAAATCCTGCATTTGCGGGGTATGATCCTGTTGTAAGTCCGATATTTAATGAATGGTATGAGATATCTGAGAAATCATCCATCATTCCATATATTACGATGTTATTTGTAAATTCTCGATTTGCATGATAAAGGGAGTTAGTTCCCAATATTGCATTTTCTTGAGTTGTCCAAAAACCTCCTTCTGATAATCCAACCAACGAATTGCGGTTCAAAAAACCATCATCGCAAGAAGATAGAAGACAGATCGATAGCAAGATTAATATTATATTCTGTTTTTTCATCTCTTTTTTTATTTAAAATGTTAGATTTAAACCAATAACACATTGTTTCATAAGAGGATAATCCATTGAGGTGTTTTCTGGATTATATCCTTCGAAACTAGTGAACGTAAAGTAATTTTCAAGATTTGCATAGATTCTTAATCTTTCAATTTGAAATTTCGATATCATTCTTTTAGGTAAAGAATATCCCAGTTGAATCGATTTTATCCTGAAATAAGATGTGTCATATAGCCAATAATCACTATAATAAGTGTTAGATGTTCCTGCAATCTGTAGACGCGGATATTTAGTTGATCTGTTTTCCGGAGTCCAGTGATCTAATACATTAGTCCTTAACAAGAAACCTTCATTTATATTGAAACTATTAATTCCATCCTGCCCCCAATATCCTTTTGATCCAGTCACGCCGTGTCCTACAATGCTGAAATCTAACCCTTTGTATGCCGTATTGATATTTATGCCGTAAGTCATTTTTGGAAGGGTTGAATAATCTTTAATTACTCTATCTTCTCTATCAAAAACCTTGTCTCCGTTGGTATCTTTATAAAGTATATCACCTGGTTTAGGAGTACCGCCTAGGTCTGTACTAAAGGAATATCCTTCTGCTAATAACTGGTCTATTTCCGTCTGATTTTGTATAATGCGATCGAATTCGAGAACATAGAAAGCTCCATAGGGGCTTCCTTCCTTTATGATTGTTGCTCCGCTTATTGACTCATCGCCATATTTAACGACTTCATTATTTATTGTTGATAAGTTACCATTGATACTATATGAAAAATCTTTTCCAATATTACCATAGTAGGTCAATTGCAACTCTACACCCTTATTACTCATTTCTGCAATATTTTGCCAAGGAGCAGTAAGGTTTCCCAATACATATGGTACTGGAATAGTTGTTAATATGTCATTGGTCGTTTTATTATAATATTCGGCACTTAATGATAACTTATTCTTTAGGAGGACTAAATCTAAACCTATATTTGTCATGGTAGTGGTTTCCCATTTGATTTTGCTGTTAGACAGTGCAGTAGGAGCAACTCCTTGCTGGAGACTTCCTCCGAATGGATATTTTAAAGAATTGTATATAGCTTGATAAGCATAATCCCCAATTCTATTATTACCAAGTTTACCCCAAGATCCCCTTATTTTAAAATCATCGAAAATAGTTTTCAAAAATTGAGCAAAGGATTCCTCTGAAACTCTCCAACCAGCCGAGAAAGAAGGAAAAAAGCCCCACCTGTTATCTTTTGAGAATCTAGAAGAACCATCGTACCGACTATTCGCTTCGAATAAGTATTTGCCTTTATAATCATAGTTAATGCGTCCGAAGTAAGATCTGAGAGCATCGTCGGTTCCTGAACCTTCTATGGAACTCATAAGCACACCAGCGTCCATTATGTATATAGCATCGTCTCCTAAAATATCTTCCTTGGTGGCATTAAATTTATCCATACGGTTATATTGTTGGTCAAAACCCACCAGAGCAGCAAAATTATGCTCTTTATTCAAAGAATAATTAAAGCGTAATAATGTATTCACAATAGTTGTATAATTCCTCTGGCTACCATTAAATAATTTATCTTCATTCAGACCTCCAGACTCTTCTGTTTCTGTTTGAAAATTCCAGACGGTATACGGTCTGTAATATTCCCAATTACGCCTATTATCGAAATTAAACCCGAAGCTGCTTTCCCATTCCATATATTTCAGGAATTTTATCTTTTTGTAGACCTTTAATCCTAACTTTTGTCTTTCATAATTTCCACGTATATTATCTACGTATGCACGTGGATTCTTTCCTATAGCTAAACCCGGAAACATTTCTCTTCCATAGCGGCCATCCTCGGATTTTGGTATTACCCCAGGGGTTGTATTTTTTATTAGATTAAAAAATTGAATTACATCGATAGGATCTCTATCAGACCATGACCCGAATACATTTCCACCTATATCAAGCCAGTTATTGACCTTGGAGTCTGCACTTAATCGGAAAGAATATTTTTTATATCCTGAGTTATCTATAATACCTTTATTGTCAAGGTAACCAGCAGATAATGAGAAGTTATTTTTGTTATTCCCTCCTCTAATTGTTAGATTATGTTCAGTAAGAACAGAAGTGTTGAGCATTTCGTCATACCAGTTGGTATTTGGATAAAGCGGATTTCCTTTTGCTGATTCCAGCCTCCATTCTTCGATTAAGTTATTTGGAAACTGTTCACGACCATACGCTGCATTTACCATCTCCATATGAGTTGCCATATCGGAGATGAATTCGATATTATTAGCAGCATTTTGCCAACCAACATATCCATTGTAGGTGACATTTACTTTCTCTTCTGAACCTCTCTTAGTAGTAACAAGGATAACTCCGTTAGCGGCACGCGAACCATATATTGCAGAAGAAGCGGCGTCTTTAAGAACTGACACGCTCTCCACATCGTTCGGATTAACATCATTCAGTGCACCTGGTACCCCGTCAATTATTACTAAAGGTGAAGAGTCGTTCATTGTTCCTCTACCCCTTACCATGATATTTACATTTTCAGCTCCAGGGGTTCCCGATAGTTGTGAAATATTAAGTCCAGCACTTAAACCAGTTAATGCCGAAGAAAGATTTAGTGTTGGACGACTAGTCATTGCCTCGTCAAACTTTACGGCTGAAACAGCTCCTGTCAGGTTTTGTTTTTTCATTGTACCATAACCGACAATAACAACTTCGTCAATGCCTAAAATACTTTCAGACAATAGAATGTAATACTCCGTTTTAGAGTCTATTACAATCTCTTTGTCTTCAAAGCCTACGTATGA
This window of the Proteiniphilum saccharofermentans genome carries:
- a CDS encoding RagB/SusD family nutrient uptake outer membrane protein, which codes for MKKQNIILILLSICLLSSCDDGFLNRNSLVGLSEGGFWTTQENAILGTNSLYHANREFTNNIVIYGMMDDFSDISYHSLNIGLTTGSYPANAGFFLNSWGIFYKGIYRANTALKYIPDITMDSQIKDRCLGESKFFRGYFYFKLWDYFGGVPIYDFPMNPSEAYKPRDTEKDVYEFIVKDMTDAYALLPASYTGTDIGRATKWAALAMRGKAHLWAKEYAKAAADFKELMEKSDRELLDDYHTLFRVAGNNNSEVIFDVQYIEEAGHGIQTDRAYGASTSSNATSASQYTRPTNELVNSYEMIDGAPFDFSNFTNAKGEPFDPNVAENWHDEASVKRLFENRDPRLQQSIIVPWSTFVGKGDVVFTYRFPVTSAPDSYQIVWQNGSYAWRKFVETGSVYSLRLYTPQNIPLIRLADVMLMYAEAQNEALSSPDQSVYDAVNAVRNRAGMPGLPTGLNKDQMRERIRHERKIELCGEGQRYSDIRRWRIAKNLLDGVWMREFTGTQGRHQRGFPDHFYLWAIPQQEITLNPELKQNPGWE
- a CDS encoding SusC/RagA family TonB-linked outer membrane protein gives rise to the protein MKECKKCILRTVVFVCCVFFGLSGFVASAHGSYDMENNNSAQTNPLVSHQKKRIKGSVTDDSGEPLIGVNIVEKGTTNGTITDINGLFTLDVAEGSNLVVSYVGFEDKEIVIDSKTEYYILLSESILGIDEVVIVGYGTMKKQNLTGAVSAVKFDEAMTSRPTLNLSSALTGLSAGLNISQLSGTPGAENVNIMVRGRGTMNDSSPLVIIDGVPGALNDVNPNDVESVSVLKDAASSAIYGSRAANGVILVTTKRGSEEKVNVTYNGYVGWQNAANNIEFISDMATHMEMVNAAYGREQFPNNLIEEWRLESAKGNPLYPNTNWYDEMLNTSVLTEHNLTIRGGNNKNNFSLSAGYLDNKGIIDNSGYKKYSFRLSADSKVNNWLDIGGNVFGSWSDRDPIDVIQFFNLIKNTTPGVIPKSEDGRYGREMFPGLAIGKNPRAYVDNIRGNYERQKLGLKVYKKIKFLKYMEWESSFGFNFDNRRNWEYYRPYTVWNFQTETEESGGLNEDKLFNGSQRNYTTIVNTLLRFNYSLNKEHNFAALVGFDQQYNRMDKFNATKEDILGDDAIYIMDAGVLMSSIEGSGTDDALRSYFGRINYDYKGKYLFEANSRYDGSSRFSKDNRWGFFPSFSAGWRVSEESFAQFLKTIFDDFKIRGSWGKLGNNRIGDYAYQAIYNSLKYPFGGSLQQGVAPTALSNSKIKWETTTMTNIGLDLVLLKNKLSLSAEYYNKTTNDILTTIPVPYVLGNLTAPWQNIAEMSNKGVELQLTYYGNIGKDFSYSINGNLSTINNEVVKYGDESISGATIIKEGSPYGAFYVLEFDRIIQNQTEIDQLLAEGYSFSTDLGGTPKPGDILYKDTNGDKVFDREDRVIKDYSTLPKMTYGININTAYKGLDFSIVGHGVTGSKGYWGQDGINSFNINEGFLLRTNVLDHWTPENRSTKYPRLQIAGTSNTYYSDYWLYDTSYFRIKSIQLGYSLPKRMISKFQIERLRIYANLENYFTFTSFEGYNPENTSMDYPLMKQCVIGLNLTF